In Pelagibaculum spongiae, the following proteins share a genomic window:
- the rluD gene encoding 23S rRNA pseudouridine(1911/1915/1917) synthase RluD, which yields MPQQIRLEATIPDDFYGKRLDQAMAELFPDHSRGRLQGWIKSGEATLNGKKHKPKDKVIGGEEVKVSAELQEDFTMEAEDIPLDIVYQDDYLLVINKAADMVVHPAVGNYSGTMLNGLLHHVPEVRVLPRAGIVHRLDKETSGLLVVAKTIEAHTALVEQLQQRAFLRQYLAIAQGNVISGAKIEAPIGRHPTNRIKMAVVTNGSAKEAITNFRLAEKFRLATEVILKLETGRTHQIRVHMAHIGHPLMGDPLYSGRFQIPRAMTPEHLEILKGFKRQALHAQLLGLEHPITGEWMEWQVEPPEDYKNLKAMLIEDLANH from the coding sequence ATGCCACAACAAATCCGGCTCGAAGCTACAATTCCTGATGATTTTTACGGCAAACGGCTGGATCAGGCAATGGCGGAACTCTTCCCCGATCATTCCCGCGGCCGTTTACAAGGCTGGATAAAATCCGGCGAAGCCACCCTAAATGGAAAAAAACACAAACCAAAAGATAAGGTTATCGGTGGCGAAGAAGTAAAAGTCAGCGCAGAACTGCAAGAAGATTTCACCATGGAAGCGGAAGATATCCCGCTAGATATCGTATATCAGGACGATTATCTGCTGGTAATTAACAAAGCAGCCGACATGGTAGTTCACCCAGCAGTCGGCAACTACAGCGGCACCATGCTCAACGGCCTGTTACATCACGTGCCTGAAGTTCGCGTGTTACCTCGCGCAGGTATCGTCCATCGGTTAGATAAAGAAACCAGCGGCCTTCTGGTGGTTGCCAAGACCATTGAGGCGCACACCGCATTGGTTGAACAGCTACAACAACGCGCATTCTTGCGTCAGTACTTAGCGATTGCCCAAGGTAATGTGATTAGCGGTGCAAAAATAGAAGCCCCGATTGGTCGTCACCCAACCAACCGAATCAAGATGGCGGTAGTGACCAATGGTTCAGCTAAAGAAGCCATTACCAATTTTCGTTTAGCTGAAAAATTCCGGCTGGCTACCGAAGTAATCTTAAAATTAGAAACTGGACGTACTCACCAAATTCGCGTTCACATGGCACACATTGGCCACCCGCTGATGGGTGACCCGCTGTATTCCGGTCGATTCCAGATTCCTCGCGCCATGACACCTGAGCATCTGGAAATCTTAAAAGGCTTCAAACGTCAGGCACTGCATGCACAACTACTCGGCCTAGAGCACCCAATCACCGGCGAGTGGATGGAATGGCAAGTAGAGCCACCAGAAGATTACAAAAATTTGAAAGCGATGTTGATTGAAGATTTAGCGAATCATTAA
- a CDS encoding aspartate/glutamate racemase family protein, translated as MDQQATLGVLGGMGPLATVDFMNKLIEQTQATSDQQHIPLMVCSVPQIPDRTRFLTSGGEDPFPAMLQGLKMLKRAGVDCFVIPCNTAHYWHQKLLQHSYMSSISIIDCVLDEIEFRKLKKIGLLATSATIKTELYQKRIASLSRQTIIPDSHGQSLVMQGIHDIKAGKIDSGCAKLTAQFQRLLEQGAEAIILGCTEIPLALQGLTATQPERCLDATLLLAQACVKRYQQPQMQAA; from the coding sequence GTGGATCAGCAAGCGACTTTGGGTGTTTTAGGCGGCATGGGGCCATTGGCTACGGTTGATTTTATGAATAAATTAATCGAGCAAACGCAGGCGACGTCTGATCAGCAGCATATTCCGCTAATGGTCTGCTCAGTGCCGCAAATTCCTGATAGAACTCGGTTTCTAACTTCGGGTGGTGAAGACCCATTTCCTGCCATGTTACAGGGGCTTAAAATGCTCAAGCGTGCCGGTGTCGATTGTTTTGTTATTCCCTGCAATACCGCACACTACTGGCACCAAAAGCTGTTACAACATAGCTATATGAGTAGCATCAGCATTATTGACTGTGTGCTAGATGAAATTGAGTTTCGCAAGTTGAAAAAAATTGGCTTGTTGGCAACTAGTGCCACCATTAAAACCGAGCTTTATCAAAAAAGAATCGCCAGTCTTTCCCGGCAAACCATCATTCCTGACTCGCATGGGCAATCGTTGGTGATGCAAGGGATTCATGACATAAAGGCGGGTAAAATAGATTCAGGATGTGCCAAACTGACCGCACAGTTTCAGCGATTACTTGAGCAGGGCGCTGAGGCGATTATTTTGGGATGCACTGAAATTCCGCTGGCTTTGCAAGGCCTAACTGCCACACAACCCGAGCGTTGTCTCGATGCAACTTTGTTGCTGGCTCAGGCTTGTGTCAAACGTTATCAACAACCGCAAATGCAAGCCGCTTGA
- a CDS encoding LysE family translocator yields the protein MTLEIWSAFVAVVFVFAIIPGPTVILVVGQAISHGKKSVMPLVAGVLLGDFVAMALSLIGLGAILAASATLFMILKWFGVGYLIYLGIKTWREEPQLESTTFKGSSQSKLNMFKSSFLVTALNPKDIVFFVAFLPQFVNSNSAALPQLLILMFTFLAVISITITSFAIFAGVVRHKIQSCQARKRLNRIGGGALIGAGVITSTMRHS from the coding sequence ATGACATTAGAAATATGGAGCGCTTTTGTGGCGGTAGTTTTTGTTTTTGCCATTATCCCGGGGCCAACCGTAATTTTGGTAGTCGGTCAGGCTATCAGCCACGGTAAAAAATCAGTTATGCCATTGGTTGCCGGTGTGCTATTGGGTGATTTTGTTGCGATGGCACTCTCTCTTATTGGTCTTGGTGCAATTTTGGCAGCTTCAGCAACATTATTTATGATTTTAAAATGGTTCGGCGTTGGCTATTTAATATATCTTGGAATAAAAACTTGGCGTGAAGAACCTCAACTAGAAAGCACAACTTTTAAAGGCAGCAGTCAATCTAAACTCAACATGTTTAAATCATCCTTTTTGGTCACTGCACTTAATCCAAAAGATATTGTATTTTTTGTAGCGTTCCTTCCACAATTTGTTAATTCAAATTCTGCAGCACTACCTCAGCTGCTGATTTTAATGTTTACCTTCCTGGCAGTTATTTCAATTACGATTACCTCTTTCGCAATATTTGCTGGCGTAGTTCGCCATAAAATACAAAGCTGTCAGGCGCGAAAAAGATTAAATAGAATTGGTGGTGGGGCACTGATTGGTGCAGGTGTGATTACTTCGACTATGCGACACAGCTAG
- a CDS encoding TetR/AcrR family transcriptional regulator, translating into MTVVSNKRQQLLDAALELLVEQGIQGAATSKIAKTAGVATGTLFHHFHSKQELINQLYLDIKSQLAEAMTKPLLEIEDLSDLKNTTKTMWNAAIDWSIANPLKLRFFLQFYHSPHLDSEIRAKAMNEILGFIGLLLKQGVERGIMAEYPEDLILDLCQGQFLSTAAFLIENPDKAFADEYRHAAFSVFWNAIRI; encoded by the coding sequence ATGACTGTAGTTTCCAATAAACGACAGCAACTTCTTGATGCAGCACTTGAGCTTTTGGTAGAACAAGGTATCCAAGGTGCGGCTACCTCAAAAATAGCCAAAACAGCCGGTGTCGCAACGGGAACCCTGTTTCATCATTTTCACAGCAAACAAGAATTAATTAATCAGCTGTATCTGGATATTAAGTCTCAGCTAGCTGAAGCGATGACTAAACCACTGTTAGAAATTGAAGATTTATCTGATTTAAAAAACACCACAAAAACCATGTGGAACGCTGCAATTGACTGGAGTATTGCCAACCCTCTCAAGTTGCGATTTTTCCTGCAGTTTTATCATTCACCACATCTAGATAGTGAAATCCGCGCCAAAGCGATGAATGAAATCCTTGGTTTTATCGGGTTATTATTAAAACAAGGTGTCGAAAGAGGCATTATGGCAGAATACCCTGAAGACCTGATTTTAGATTTATGCCAAGGTCAGTTTTTATCCACTGCAGCATTTTTAATTGAAAACCCAGACAAGGCTTTCGCTGATGAATACCGACATGCTGCATTTAGTGTTTTTTGGAATGCCATTCGTATTTAA
- a CDS encoding GAF domain-containing protein, with the protein MDLTQLNQQQLAMTLDLLSSLPAEDRFERLLTMVREILPCDAAALLRYRKNVFIPMATNGLKRQVRSMQFPAAQHPRLSALLHSEAPVRFDMDSDLPDPYDGLVSGEDGLLDVHDCIGIPLRQNNRLIGALTLDSIEPRFDGITDEQLRTVSELASVAMDTAVRMADLEQKAASAADKLWKEFSGLPLREATDAFQHRLLELALEDSDKNWSAAARKLGIDNGNLHRLAKRLGMKD; encoded by the coding sequence ATGGACCTAACCCAATTAAATCAACAACAACTGGCGATGACGCTGGATTTGCTCAGTAGCTTGCCAGCAGAAGACCGCTTCGAACGTTTGTTGACTATGGTGCGGGAAATATTACCGTGTGATGCGGCAGCGCTGTTGCGTTATCGAAAAAACGTTTTTATTCCGATGGCCACTAATGGTTTAAAGCGTCAAGTGCGCTCGATGCAGTTTCCTGCTGCACAGCATCCTAGGTTGAGTGCCTTGCTTCATTCTGAAGCGCCGGTCAGATTTGATATGGATTCAGACCTACCGGATCCGTATGACGGTTTAGTCAGTGGAGAAGATGGGTTGCTTGATGTTCACGACTGTATCGGCATTCCCCTACGACAGAATAATCGTTTAATCGGTGCACTTACCCTGGATTCAATCGAACCGCGTTTTGATGGCATTACCGATGAACAATTACGCACTGTCAGCGAGCTAGCATCGGTTGCGATGGATACTGCAGTTCGCATGGCAGATCTGGAACAAAAAGCCGCTTCAGCCGCAGATAAACTATGGAAAGAGTTTTCTGGCTTGCCATTGCGTGAAGCTACTGATGCATTTCAACATCGGTTACTAGAGCTAGCGCTGGAAGATTCAGATAAAAACTGGTCAGCCGCCGCCCGCAAACTGGGTATTGATAATGGCAACTTACACCGGTTGGCAAAAAGACTGGGGATGAAGGATTAA
- the aspA gene encoding aspartate ammonia-lyase, whose protein sequence is MNQMITRTEEDLLGQRQIPADAYYGIHTQRAIENFKISGVTISDVPEFVRGMVLTKKACALANGELHTIPSKVSKAIVAACDLMLQTGKAMDQFPSDVFQGGAGTSVNMNTNEVIANVALEMLGEQKGNYDVINPNDHVNKSQSTNDAYPTGFRVAVYNSVVKLAERIELMQLSFDKRARDFVDIMKMGRTQLQDAVPMSLGQEFHAFSVLLKEEVKNLMRTSEFLLEMNLGATAIGTGVNAPRGYSELAVKRLAEVTGLPCVLSEDLVEATSDCGAYVMVHSALKRLAVKMSKVCNDLRLLSSGPRAGLNEINLPEMQAGSSIMPAKVNPVIPEVVNQVCFKVIGNDITVTMAAEAGQLQLNVMEPVIGQSMFESIELLGNACDTLREKCIDGITANKEVCEQFVYKSIGIVTYLNPFIGHHEGDIVGKICAQTGKSVKEVVLARGLMDEQQLDDILSAANLLHPEYKARLFFDEDNAAS, encoded by the coding sequence ATGAACCAGATGATTACCCGCACTGAAGAAGACCTGTTGGGACAAAGACAAATTCCTGCTGATGCCTATTACGGTATTCACACCCAGCGAGCGATCGAAAACTTTAAAATTTCTGGCGTGACCATCTCTGATGTGCCGGAATTTGTACGCGGAATGGTACTAACCAAAAAAGCCTGTGCGCTGGCTAATGGTGAGCTGCACACCATTCCATCTAAAGTATCTAAAGCGATTGTTGCCGCTTGTGATTTGATGTTACAAACCGGCAAAGCAATGGATCAGTTTCCTTCCGATGTTTTCCAGGGCGGTGCCGGTACTTCGGTGAATATGAACACCAATGAAGTGATCGCCAATGTCGCATTAGAAATGCTCGGTGAACAGAAAGGCAATTATGATGTGATCAACCCGAATGATCATGTGAATAAAAGTCAATCCACCAACGATGCTTATCCAACGGGTTTCCGGGTTGCTGTTTATAACAGTGTGGTGAAACTAGCGGAACGCATAGAGTTAATGCAGCTGTCGTTTGATAAGCGTGCCCGTGACTTTGTCGATATCATGAAAATGGGCCGTACCCAACTACAAGATGCTGTGCCGATGAGTCTCGGTCAAGAATTTCATGCCTTCAGTGTTTTATTAAAAGAAGAAGTGAAAAACTTAATGCGCACCAGTGAGTTTTTACTGGAAATGAATTTAGGCGCAACAGCAATTGGCACAGGTGTTAATGCACCGCGCGGTTATTCTGAATTAGCAGTCAAGCGACTGGCTGAAGTGACCGGCTTACCATGTGTACTTTCAGAAGATTTGGTAGAAGCGACTTCAGACTGTGGTGCCTATGTAATGGTGCACAGTGCGTTAAAGCGCCTGGCAGTGAAGATGTCTAAAGTGTGTAATGATCTGCGTTTATTATCTTCTGGCCCGCGTGCGGGTTTAAACGAAATTAATTTACCAGAAATGCAGGCCGGTTCTTCTATTATGCCAGCAAAAGTTAATCCGGTGATTCCAGAAGTGGTCAACCAGGTTTGCTTTAAAGTGATTGGTAACGACATTACTGTAACTATGGCGGCAGAAGCTGGCCAGTTGCAATTAAATGTAATGGAGCCGGTGATTGGTCAAAGCATGTTTGAATCGATCGAGCTGCTAGGCAATGCTTGCGATACCTTGCGTGAGAAATGCATCGATGGCATTACCGCCAATAAAGAAGTTTGCGAACAATTCGTTTATAAATCCATTGGCATTGTCACTTATTTAAATCCGTTTATTGGCCACCACGAAGGCGATATTGTCGGTAAAATTTGTGCACAAACCGGCAAGAGCGTTAAAGAAGTAGTGCTGGCGCGTGGCTTGATGGACGAACAGCAACTGGATGATATTTTGTCTGCAGCGAACTTGTTGCACCCTGAATATAAAGCGCGTTTGTTCTTTGATGAAGATAATGCGGCAAGTTGA
- a CDS encoding LysR family transcriptional regulator has protein sequence MDTKWLEDFLTLAETGNFGRAAAARNITQPAFSRRIQSLEQSVGKTLIDRSASPIQLTAEGLLFRTTARNLLKHMQDGLARLHGLSDLGHQAIDFAAAHSLTHPLLPDLLQKFGDAGQLQPSRVEAINVDDSIQLLRKGKCDLLLAFSIEQLMQPPFLSLNLGQSRVIPVCAAEALPVRKGRKPALKKLKPKFSLEQQKIPWLSYISNNYLGRAINHHLSAVKPTLNLQPVVVSSLTSLLRDLAVRGEGVAWLPEYTIAEELQNGLLVPLQPKKHAIELDIVLYRSDVRLHPAAEQFWQRVNKAVEAGWQI, from the coding sequence GTGGATACCAAGTGGCTGGAAGATTTTCTTACCCTGGCGGAAACCGGAAATTTTGGCCGGGCAGCGGCTGCCAGAAATATTACCCAGCCAGCGTTTAGTCGCCGGATTCAGTCGTTAGAGCAATCGGTGGGGAAAACCCTGATTGATCGATCGGCTTCTCCGATTCAGTTGACGGCAGAAGGGCTGCTATTTCGAACCACTGCGCGTAATTTGCTCAAGCATATGCAAGATGGTTTGGCGCGGTTACATGGGTTATCGGATCTTGGCCATCAGGCGATAGATTTTGCTGCGGCGCATTCGTTGACCCATCCACTATTGCCAGATTTATTACAGAAATTTGGTGATGCCGGACAACTGCAGCCCAGTCGGGTTGAAGCGATTAATGTTGATGATTCCATTCAGCTGTTGCGTAAAGGCAAGTGTGATTTGTTGCTGGCTTTTTCAATTGAACAGTTAATGCAGCCGCCGTTTTTATCGCTCAATTTGGGTCAATCACGGGTGATCCCGGTCTGTGCCGCTGAAGCTTTGCCGGTTAGGAAAGGTCGCAAACCTGCGCTGAAAAAACTCAAGCCGAAGTTCTCACTAGAGCAGCAAAAAATTCCCTGGCTGAGTTATATCTCCAATAATTATTTAGGCCGCGCAATTAATCATCATTTATCCGCCGTTAAGCCGACATTGAATCTACAACCGGTGGTGGTTTCGTCATTAACTTCATTATTAAGAGATTTAGCAGTTCGCGGTGAAGGCGTTGCTTGGTTGCCGGAATACACGATTGCCGAAGAGTTACAAAATGGTTTGTTAGTGCCGTTACAGCCTAAAAAACATGCAATTGAACTGGATATTGTGCTGTATCGAAGCGATGTCAGATTGCATCCGGCTGCAGAGCAATTCTGGCAAAGGGTCAATAAAGCCGTTGAAGCAGGCTGGCAGATCTAG
- a CDS encoding CNNM domain-containing protein, giving the protein MLLLIIYILIALGFSFLCSVLEAVLLSISDGYIAAEVKNNSPAGKRWKHLKAEINRPLAAILTLNTVAHTLGAAGAGAQAAVVFGSDAVGIASAILTLLILVFSEIIPKTLGAVYWRALAPASSLALIVMTRLLHPFVIMSEKITRSISSKEHQKGFNRQELAAVAELSAQEGHIDLRESQLVKNLFGLQKATVADAMTPRNVLFSLSEQLTVIEYIGQYRQKKFSRIPIYKDRPEQITGYVLRSEILQSFADNQPKLTLSELVRPLKTVPDTLKLPDAFEDSLKKKLHIALVIDEYGDIKGVITLEDLIETLLGMEIVDEHDQAQDMQQLARRLWRKRARTMGIEIERA; this is encoded by the coding sequence ATGCTGCTGTTAATTATTTATATTCTGATCGCACTAGGGTTTTCTTTTTTATGCTCAGTACTCGAAGCAGTACTTCTGAGTATTTCTGATGGCTATATTGCGGCTGAAGTTAAAAATAACAGCCCTGCCGGAAAACGCTGGAAGCATCTGAAAGCAGAAATTAATCGCCCACTCGCGGCCATTTTGACCTTAAATACCGTAGCCCACACCTTGGGTGCTGCCGGTGCAGGCGCCCAAGCAGCGGTGGTTTTTGGTTCAGATGCAGTGGGTATTGCTTCAGCGATTCTTACGCTATTGATTCTGGTTTTTTCTGAAATTATCCCTAAAACCCTCGGTGCTGTTTATTGGCGAGCATTGGCTCCGGCCTCATCTTTAGCTTTAATCGTTATGACTCGGCTATTGCACCCCTTTGTCATCATGTCGGAAAAAATTACTCGCAGTATTTCTAGCAAAGAACATCAGAAGGGTTTTAATCGACAGGAGCTGGCAGCAGTGGCTGAGCTAAGCGCCCAAGAAGGCCATATTGATTTACGGGAATCACAATTAGTCAAAAACTTGTTTGGCTTACAAAAGGCCACAGTGGCAGATGCGATGACACCAAGAAATGTTTTATTCAGTCTATCAGAGCAATTAACGGTCATTGAATATATAGGGCAATATCGGCAGAAAAAATTCTCTCGGATTCCAATTTATAAAGATCGACCCGAGCAAATTACCGGCTATGTATTACGCAGTGAAATATTACAAAGCTTCGCCGACAACCAACCAAAACTAACACTTTCTGAATTGGTTCGCCCGCTGAAAACAGTACCTGACACTCTCAAATTACCCGATGCATTTGAAGACAGCCTAAAGAAAAAACTACATATCGCACTGGTGATTGATGAATACGGCGATATTAAAGGCGTCATCACTTTGGAAGATTTAATCGAAACCTTGCTAGGCATGGAAATTGTCGATGAGCACGACCAAGCACAAGACATGCAACAGCTTGCACGGCGTTTATGGCGCAAACGCGCACGGACAATGGGCATTGAAATAGAACGTGCGTAA
- a CDS encoding coniferyl aldehyde dehydrogenase, whose protein sequence is MSESQATFQGANSPAQQMQNLLTRQRQQYQLNPMPSLSSRKQQLIELKKAILRNQDKLCKALDEDYGQRSQYDTLISDLLPAIAGLNYSVKNLKKWMKPSRRHAGLLLSPASVKVHYQPLGVVGIVVPWNFPVMLSLGPLTAALSAGNRAMIKLSEFTPKTNTVIREVLASVFTEDQVAVFEGEADIASEFTKLNFDHLLFTGSTAVGKHVMRAAADNLTPVTLELGGKSPVIIADDIDLDLAVERLIFGKCMNAGQICVAPDYVLIPEGKQQAFIEAYKKAFTKMYPKGVSSKDYSSVVNQRQFKRLRDWMADAQAKGASIIPAHASAIDDLQHRMVTHLIIDTKDDMTLMQEEIFGPLLPIIPYQSLDQAIQYVQARPRPLALYLMSMDPQIQKQVTEQCHAGGMCINESLLHVGADDAPFGGVGPSGMGHYHGKEGFLTFSKAKTVLKAGKFGTGKLVHPPYGKLVQKIILKTFMR, encoded by the coding sequence ATGTCTGAATCTCAAGCAACCTTCCAGGGTGCGAATTCACCAGCACAGCAGATGCAGAATTTGCTGACTCGTCAACGCCAGCAGTATCAACTCAATCCGATGCCTTCTCTCAGCAGTCGAAAGCAACAACTAATCGAGCTGAAAAAAGCCATTTTGCGTAACCAAGATAAGCTGTGTAAGGCACTGGACGAAGATTACGGCCAACGTAGCCAATACGACACACTGATCTCTGATTTACTACCGGCAATTGCAGGTCTTAATTACAGCGTTAAAAATCTTAAAAAGTGGATGAAACCTAGCCGTCGGCATGCCGGTTTGCTGTTGTCACCTGCTTCAGTAAAAGTGCATTACCAGCCATTGGGCGTTGTCGGCATTGTAGTGCCTTGGAATTTCCCGGTAATGCTAAGCCTTGGCCCACTCACCGCAGCCTTGTCAGCCGGCAATCGGGCAATGATAAAACTCAGTGAGTTCACTCCAAAAACCAATACCGTCATTCGCGAAGTCTTGGCATCGGTATTCACTGAAGATCAGGTTGCAGTATTTGAAGGTGAAGCCGATATTGCTTCAGAATTTACTAAATTAAATTTTGATCATCTACTATTCACCGGATCGACCGCAGTGGGTAAACACGTGATGCGTGCCGCTGCTGATAACCTGACTCCAGTAACACTTGAGTTGGGTGGTAAGTCACCGGTGATTATTGCAGATGACATAGATTTGGATTTAGCTGTAGAACGACTTATTTTTGGTAAATGCATGAACGCAGGTCAAATCTGTGTTGCTCCAGATTATGTTTTAATCCCTGAAGGTAAACAGCAAGCATTTATTGAAGCCTATAAAAAAGCTTTTACAAAAATGTATCCAAAAGGTGTTTCTAGCAAAGATTACAGTTCGGTAGTCAATCAGCGCCAGTTCAAACGCTTGCGCGATTGGATGGCCGATGCACAAGCCAAGGGTGCTTCGATTATTCCGGCCCATGCCAGTGCGATTGATGATTTACAACATCGAATGGTGACACACCTTATTATTGATACAAAAGACGATATGACATTGATGCAAGAAGAGATCTTCGGCCCTCTACTGCCAATTATTCCATATCAGAGCCTTGATCAAGCCATTCAATATGTTCAGGCGCGCCCTCGTCCATTAGCACTTTATTTAATGAGCATGGATCCGCAAATTCAAAAGCAGGTCACCGAACAGTGCCATGCTGGCGGAATGTGTATTAACGAATCGTTACTACATGTTGGTGCAGACGACGCACCATTTGGTGGTGTTGGCCCATCAGGAATGGGGCATTACCACGGCAAGGAAGGTTTCTTAACTTTCTCTAAGGCAAAGACGGTACTCAAAGCAGGTAAGTTTGGCACCGGTAAGTTAGTACACCCTCCTTATGGAAAGTTAGTGCAAAAGATTATATTAAAAACGTTTATGCGTTAG
- a CDS encoding outer membrane protein assembly factor BamD has translation MFKTRLAALVLISLLAGCASNPEDEVTPIRPAAEIYQSASDYLSSNSYELAIKDLEELETYYPFGEYARQAQLDLISAYYGFDQFDEVVSTANRYARLHPGSEQVAYVTYMKGMANFGRGRGFITNTVNLDRSSRDASAIYQAFSDFRTLLEEYPDSKYADDARQRMIYLRNELAQSELHAAEFYIRKGAWLSAAKRARYVVEQYGRSDQLEKALNILERSYKELKLDNLVKEVKTIRKDNGL, from the coding sequence ATGTTCAAAACACGTCTGGCAGCACTTGTGCTGATCAGCCTGCTGGCAGGCTGTGCATCGAATCCTGAGGATGAAGTTACCCCCATTCGTCCAGCAGCAGAAATTTATCAATCTGCGAGTGATTACCTATCGAGCAACAGCTACGAATTGGCAATCAAGGATCTTGAAGAGCTGGAAACCTATTATCCGTTTGGTGAATATGCGCGCCAGGCACAGTTGGACCTGATCAGTGCTTATTATGGTTTTGACCAGTTTGATGAAGTGGTGAGTACTGCCAATCGCTATGCGCGTTTGCATCCGGGTAGCGAGCAGGTAGCTTATGTAACTTATATGAAAGGCATGGCCAATTTTGGTCGTGGCCGTGGCTTTATTACCAATACCGTTAATCTAGATCGCAGCAGTCGCGATGCATCAGCAATCTATCAAGCGTTTTCTGATTTCCGCACTTTGCTCGAAGAATATCCGGACAGTAAATATGCCGATGATGCTCGCCAGCGGATGATTTATTTGCGTAACGAATTGGCCCAGAGTGAACTGCACGCTGCTGAATTTTATATCCGAAAAGGTGCTTGGTTGTCTGCGGCAAAACGTGCCCGTTATGTTGTCGAGCAATATGGCCGAAGTGATCAGTTAGAAAAAGCGCTGAATATTCTTGAGCGAAGCTATAAAGAACTAAAGCTTGATAACCTAGTAAAGGAAGTTAAGACGATCCGAAAGGATAATGGTTTGTAG